TTGGCTTAGGATAAAATAAAGAACGCTCTTTTTAAATTCTTTAGCGCCTCCCCACCAATTCGCCACAGCGATTTTTAGGGGGGGGGGGGTAACTCAGAGGTATTTTTTTAATTGGAGTGCTTTCTATAAAGGCGTCTAGTAAGGGTTGGAACATTTTTATCTTTTAAACTAATTTAGGCAAACTCAAATGGCGTTTGAAATACGCCAAGATCACAAGGATAAAAGGTATCGCTACCAAAAAGTATAAAAAAGTAGGGATCGGCAAGGGATCGCCTGCGGCATAGCTGTGCAAGCCAGAAAGGTAGTAATTCACGCCAAAATAAGTCATTAAAACCGAATAAAACCCTAGCACGCTGCTGCTCGCTAAAATAAAGGGCCAATTTTGAGAGCCTAAAAAACGCAAATGCAAGATTAAAGCATAGACGCAAATAGAAATCAACGCCCAAGTTTCTTTAGGGTCCCACCCCCAATAGCGCCCCCAAGATTCATTCGCCCACACCCCGCCTAAGAAATTCCCGGCTGTGAGCATGAACAGGCCTAAAATCATGCTCATTTCATTGATAGCGCTAATGGAGAGAATGGTTTTGTCTAAATTGAAACGCCCTTGTTTGCGCAAAATAAACAAAACCAAACTTAAAATCCCTAGCACAAAACACAAGCCCAAAAAGCCATAACTGGCGGTGATGACAGAGACATGGATATTGAGCCAATAGGATTTTAACACCGGCACTAAATGGCCGATTTGAGGGTCCATAAAGCCTAAATGAGCCACGAAGAGCGCGATACCGGCTAAAAAGCTAGAAGCCGATAGCGCGAGTTTGGATCGTAAAATAAACCCTGCGATAACAGAAGCCCATGCGATATAAAGCATGGACTCATAAGCGTTACTCCAAGGCGAATGCCCGCTCACATACCAGCGCAAGATTAGCCCCATAGAATGAGCGATCGCGCAAAGCAAGATAGCCATATAAAGGGTTTTAGTGAGCCAAATATTAGGGGGGGTGTTTTTAACCAAAGAGCTGATCACAACGATAAAAAGCAATAGCCCAAGAAAGATATAAGGCAAGGTCAGGCTGTTAAAAAAATTGGTGTGGTTTAAAAAAATTTCAGAATCCACTTTTGAAGAGGGTAAATAGAGGTTTTTGGCATGCTCTTTTTGGTAAATGCTTAAATCTTTTAGGGTTTTTTCCACTTTATCCCATTGATTGGTTTTCAAAGCGTCATCAAACCCGCTAAAAATATTTTTTAAAAACTCCGTTGCCACGCTTGAAATTTCTTTATTGGGGCTGTTGATCGCTTCAATGGGCGAGAGCCAAGCGGTGGTTTTATCGCTAGGGAAAATGCGTAAAAATTGAGCACTAAAAAGCGTATAAACTAAGTTGATGCGTTCATCCACTTTTAACACATCTTTATCCAACTCGTTGCGCGCGTTAGGGGATTTTTGATTGACTTCTTCAACCAGATTTTTTAATTTATACCCACGGCTATCAAACGCATCTCTAAAAGCGATACGGCTTTCATCTAAAGGCGTGCCGATAAGCTTTCTTAAGGCTTTATTAGAAGTGTGAATCATCTTAATACTGCGCCAATCATTGGGGAAAAACATGATCCCTAAAAGCACTTGCATAGCGTTTAACCCTTGAAAATCATCTTTCCTTAAAATCTTATGGATATATTCAATGCTAATAGTATCAAGAGGTTTGATACGCCCGTCAAAATCCTGGACTTGAAGCCTTTGAAAGGCTTTTAAGTGATCTTTAGAATATTCTCTTAAATGCTTCAAACGCTCTAAAATCGCGCTTTTAGAATCCTCTTTATTAGCAGAATTTTCTACGCTTTGTCGTTCTATTTGAGCGCTTTTGCCCCCATGCATGTCAATTGGAGTCTCAGTGGCGAACGAAGAAGTAAAAGGGCTGATTAAAATTAAAGCGAGCAAGAAACTAGCGGCTTGTTGGGATTTTAAAAAGCGTGAAAGCTTTAAAAAACGCCCGTTCTTATCCAAAAGCAACCACAAAGCCCCCAAAATAAGCATCGCATACCCTAAATAAGTGGGGATTTTACCCGGATCTTTATTGACAGAAAGGATCGTGCCTTTTTCATCCATGTCATAAGAAGATTGGAAAAAGCGATAACCTTCATAATCTAAAACATGGTTCATAAAAATCCTATAAGGTTTGATTAAAGTGTTATCCAATTTCAAAACTTCCACTTCTGAAGCGTAAGATGAAGGGCTCATAGAGCCGGCGTAACGCTCTAATTCAAAACGCTTCAGTTTGATTTGGAAAGGCAATTCAATATAAGCCGATCCAAAACTTAAAGAGAGCTTGTCGTCTTTAAACACCTCGCTTTCTTCTATGCCTTCATTCCTGTTGGTTTTGATGAGGTTGAATTTGTGGCTCACGCCGTTATAAGTCGCTTTCAACACTAAAATAGTAGCGTCATCTTTTTTAATGGCGTTTTGCTTGTAAATCTCTAAGGGTTCTAAAATCAAAGGCTTGTGATTTAAAGTGGCATGAATGGGTCTTAATCGTTTGGAATGATAAAAGGTTAAAGGCGTTTTTAAAGAAAGTTTGGTGGTGTCATTAAGAGTGATATTAAGGTAAGTGTCCGCGCTTTCAAAAGAGCTTTGCGCGCTATTTTCTCGCACATGCATAAGCCCTTCTACGCCAAAAAAGCGCGTGATGGCTGCCCCCAAAATGATTAAAATCAAGGAGCTGTGGAAAAAAAGGCTGGCGTATCTTTTTCGCTCCAAAGCTTTAGATTTAATGAATGTGCCTATTAAAACCACCAACAAATACGCATGCAAGAAATTAAACCAAGGGGTGTTATACACAATCGCCTTACTCGCGCTCGTGCCGTAATCGTTTTCTATAAAAGTGGCTATCGCGCACGCTAAGGCATAGAGTGCGATTAAAGGGATAGCGACCCAAAAAGAAGCCAGCAAAAAAGAAAGCAGGCTTTTGAGATTCTTCATTAGACTTTCCTAGTTGGACTTGCTTTTAGAAAGGTTGGTTTTATACTTGATGTAAGCCTTTAATTTTTTAGTGAGATCCCCATCGTTTTTCGTGTCTTGATACTTCCCATCGCCGATAAATTCTAACACGGCTAAAAATTGCGTAGAGGGCATATAGCCGGGCAATTCATAGATGGTTTTGCCGGTTTTATCGGATAAAACAATCGTAGGGGTGGATTGGACGGCATAAATTTGTTCTAATTCTTCGGTAGACATTTTGATTTCTTTTTCATCATTTTTATCCTTATCGCCGACTTTAAAATTATGCTCTTTAGAATAGCTGATATTGACATAGTAAGCGCTAAAATGCTCTTTAATGTAGTCGCGCAATTCTTTGACATTCTTGAGATCTTTTTTAAACCTTTCGCAATAGGAGCAACCATTACGGCCAAAAACTAAAAGCATGTATTTGTTATTAGGGCTAATGGATTTATTGTCTAAAAAAACATCTTCTAAACCGGCGTAACTCTTTTTGTCTATGTTGTCTCGCTCATCGTTCAATTCTTTGGAGCTTTGAGAGCCAGAGCTTAAAAGATTTTCGTCTAATTTGTCTTTATTATTGGATTTGCAAGCGCTTAAAAACAGCGAAATCAATAGTAACACGCTTAAAAATTTCTTAGAAACATAAGAAAGTGAAAACATGGAATAACCTTTATTTTTTAATAGATTTGAAAACTCGGTATTTTACTATAATAATCGTTTTTTATGCAAATTTCACTCACTTTTAAGGTTTTTTACTAATCCAATGATAAATTTTGCAAACTCTATGGAATCGTTTAAGCATGGGCAAACCAAATATTCTTTAACCGCTAAGCGCTCTGCCATCAAGCGGTATTGCATGTCTAATTCATAGAGCGTTTCAGAATTGTCAATCGTGAA
This DNA window, taken from Helicobacter pylori, encodes the following:
- the ccsA gene encoding cytochrome c biogenesis protein CcsA, translating into MKNLKSLLSFLLASFWVAIPLIALYALACAIATFIENDYGTSASKAIVYNTPWFNFLHAYLLVVLIGTFIKSKALERKRYASLFFHSSLILIILGAAITRFFGVEGLMHVRENSAQSSFESADTYLNITLNDTTKLSLKTPLTFYHSKRLRPIHATLNHKPLILEPLEIYKQNAIKKDDATILVLKATYNGVSHKFNLIKTNRNEGIEESEVFKDDKLSLSFGSAYIELPFQIKLKRFELERYAGSMSPSSYASEVEVLKLDNTLIKPYRIFMNHVLDYEGYRFFQSSYDMDEKGTILSVNKDPGKIPTYLGYAMLILGALWLLLDKNGRFLKLSRFLKSQQAASFLLALILISPFTSSFATETPIDMHGGKSAQIERQSVENSANKEDSKSAILERLKHLREYSKDHLKAFQRLQVQDFDGRIKPLDTISIEYIHKILRKDDFQGLNAMQVLLGIMFFPNDWRSIKMIHTSNKALRKLIGTPLDESRIAFRDAFDSRGYKLKNLVEEVNQKSPNARNELDKDVLKVDERINLVYTLFSAQFLRIFPSDKTTAWLSPIEAINSPNKEISSVATEFLKNIFSGFDDALKTNQWDKVEKTLKDLSIYQKEHAKNLYLPSSKVDSEIFLNHTNFFNSLTLPYIFLGLLLFIVVISSLVKNTPPNIWLTKTLYMAILLCAIAHSMGLILRWYVSGHSPWSNAYESMLYIAWASVIAGFILRSKLALSASSFLAGIALFVAHLGFMDPQIGHLVPVLKSYWLNIHVSVITASYGFLGLCFVLGILSLVLFILRKQGRFNLDKTILSISAINEMSMILGLFMLTAGNFLGGVWANESWGRYWGWDPKETWALISICVYALILHLRFLGSQNWPFILASSSVLGFYSVLMTYFGVNYYLSGLHSYAAGDPLPIPTFLYFLVAIPFILVILAYFKRHLSLPKLV
- a CDS encoding SoxW family protein; protein product: MFSLSYVSKKFLSVLLLISLFLSACKSNNKDKLDENLLSSGSQSSKELNDERDNIDKKSYAGLEDVFLDNKSISPNNKYMLLVFGRNGCSYCERFKKDLKNVKELRDYIKEHFSAYYVNISYSKEHNFKVGDKDKNDEKEIKMSTEELEQIYAVQSTPTIVLSDKTGKTIYELPGYMPSTQFLAVLEFIGDGKYQDTKNDGDLTKKLKAYIKYKTNLSKSKSN